In the Carboxydothermus hydrogenoformans Z-2901 genome, one interval contains:
- a CDS encoding four helix bundle protein yields the protein MEQNDCSIKDFKTLKVWQKARELSQDIYKVSANFPGFETYAAKSQILRAVNSIGANIAEGNGQLYKKKQVNFLNNALASASETRHWLVVALDNGYIL from the coding sequence ATGGAACAAAATGACTGTAGCATAAAAGATTTCAAGACACTTAAAGTCTGGCAAAAAGCAAGAGAATTGTCTCAAGATATCTATAAAGTTTCCGCTAATTTTCCTGGATTTGAGACCTATGCAGCAAAATCTCAAATCCTCCGAGCAGTAAACTCCATCGGCGCAAACATTGCCGAGGGAAATGGCCAGCTTTACAAGAAAAAACAAGTCAATTTTCTTAACAATGCGCTCGCCAGCGCATCGGAAACGCGACACTGGCTTGTTGTCGCATTAGATAATGGATATATTCTTTAA
- a CDS encoding DUF1819 family protein, with protein MIEEMEYKTTIKTLPFLFLEMKKAANLVLQGLKDNEIKEKALYDNIFQVNTETRRKEIASMVLKRIKVLDEVLLHKLVHGDIETGKLIVLYSIMKTDRLFFEFMDEVFKEKLIVKDYVIEDKDFNIFFDRKREQSKKVASWDDYTFYKLKQVFIRILYEAGLISNKRNRKIIKPVLDPSIIEHLKEKGEKAILNIFLGLN; from the coding sequence ATGATAGAAGAAATGGAATATAAGACTACTATTAAAACATTGCCGTTCCTTTTTCTGGAGATGAAAAAGGCTGCAAATCTTGTCCTCCAGGGTTTGAAAGATAACGAAATAAAGGAAAAAGCGCTTTATGATAACATTTTTCAGGTAAACACAGAGACTCGCAGAAAAGAAATTGCGTCTATGGTTTTAAAAAGGATAAAAGTTCTGGATGAGGTTTTGCTCCACAAGTTAGTTCATGGGGATATAGAAACAGGCAAACTGATAGTATTATACAGCATTATGAAAACCGACAGGCTTTTCTTTGAATTTATGGATGAAGTGTTTAAAGAAAAATTGATAGTGAAGGACTATGTTATTGAAGACAAAGATTTTAACATCTTTTTTGATAGAAAAAGGGAACAGAGCAAGAAAGTAGCTTCTTGGGATGATTACACCTTTTACAAACTAAAACAAGTTTTTATCAGGATACTCTATGAAGCAGGGCTTATCAGTAATAAAAGAAATAGAAAAATTATTAAGCCTGTTCTTGATCCTTCAATTATCGAACATTTGAAAGAGAAGGGCGAAAAAGCAATTTTGAATATATTCCTCGGGCTTAATTAA